Part of the Henckelia pumila isolate YLH828 chromosome 2, ASM3356847v2, whole genome shotgun sequence genome is shown below.
gaaattgtgTGACTAGAACAATGAGTTGAGGTGGTTTTCTGCAAATTGGTTCTTTAAGTCCTCTTTTCAGCCAAAGATATGAAGTTGTGGGCTGCGTGATGAAAACTCAACTTTGCATGTTGGTGCTGATTTCCCtttcttttttcctttattCCAAATCACTAACGACTTCATTTGTAATTGTGATAGGCTGTTCAGTTGACCAAATTTGACTACAGACTTTCAAATAAGTTGGAGACAGACTTGCAGAAGCTCAGATGCAGAGTGAATTATCACGCCCTGAAGTTCACTAGTCCCATCCTTGAAATGGGTGCAAAGTTAGTACAGAGAATGAGAAGTAGGAGCAAACACTATATTGCCCTTCACCTAAGGTGCCTCCGTACCTAAATAATACTATGTTTCCGCAATCATCTGATTTTATTTCACCTGATGGATACtaggaaaatattttattggacCCTTCTTGTTCTGTTGCATTCTTGTCATTTGTTTTTGTAGATCTTGCTTGGGCTAATTTTTAGTCAAATCGATGAGAGTAATTTGTACTTTGGGAATTTGGTCCAACTTCTCCTTGTTGCATTCTGGTTTACTTGTTTTGCGTGATTAAGATGAGGGcgaggtttttttttaaaatttttaaattttttttatgagatTGTATGTTTTGTTACAGGTTCGAACCTGATATGCTTGCATTCTCTGGATGCTATTATGGAGGAGGGGATAAAGAGAGGAAGGAACTGGGTAAAATACGAAGGAGGTGGAAAACTTTACATGTAAGGCTTTgatgtaatttattttatttttctaaaaagtCTATTTTAGTTAAATCTCAACAAGACATAATAAATGTTGAGAGAACAATGATTAATTTATAATTCATTCCCATAGTGAGATTTTTCCAGTGGGTGGTCGGTAGGAGGGGTGTTTTTTTACTTGTGATTTGGTTGTTCTGAATTGCCAATCCCCAATGTAAGTGGGAGTTATTGGCTTGTGATTCGACTGTTATGGAATGAAATGCCAAGATGTTGAATTTGAAGAAAATGCGTAGGCGTTGGTGTTTGTGGATGTGCAATTAGCAGCACAAGAACCAGAAAATTAAGGATTCATCATATATGCTTGTGCTGCCAAAACCCTTTAAGGTCTAGTTCCTTAAAAAACAGGTCTCAGGTTTGAGACCCTTAAACACAACCCTCGCCCAGCTCAAAACAATATACATGTATTTTGTTGTGTGTGGTTGTGTAGTTACACTGTTAATTTGCAtagaaatgatatatatattttttgaattatatttCATACGATTATTGATTGATATGCAGAACAACAACCCAGATAGGGAGAGAAGGCAAGGAAGATGCCCTCTTACTCCGGAGGAAGTTGGTCTGATGTTAAGAGCACTTGGATATGACAGGGAGACTCATTTGTATGTGGCATCTGGAGAAGTATATGGAGGGGAAAATACGTTGGCTTCGTTAAAGGCACTTTTTCCAAATTTCTATTCAAAAGATACTATTGCAACAAAAGAAGAGTTGGAATCGTTTTCTGCATTTTCTTCTCGAATGGCAGCTCTAGATTTTATAGTCTGTGATGAAAGTGATGTATTCGTCACTAATAACAATGGGAACATGGCAAAAATTATAGCTGGACGAAGGTATGTCTTGCTTCCTTCTTTGTTTCCTCCAACTTTTCTAGAACTGAATTGAATTTCAGGCCGTGTGATGATAAGTTGCATTCGATTGCAGGAGATACTTTGGACACAAGCTTACCATCCGTCCAAATGCCAAAAAATTGTACAAGCTGTTCTTAAATAGAGACAATATGACCTGGGAAGAGTTCTCCTCAAGAACCCGTAAATTCCAAAGGGGTTTTATGGGACAGCCGAAGGAGGTGAGGCCAGGCAGGGGGGTATTTCATGAGAACCCATCTTCCTGCATTTGTGAAGATTCTGAGGCGAAAGCAAATACGATTTCAGTTCCGCAAAAACCTGGTATGGGCTCCATTAACATAGATGCGGATGTTGCAGTGGATGATCAAAATTCGAATGATGAAGAATGGTCTGACCCTGAAGATGACGATGATCTGAATAATCAGACAGGGAACATAATGTACAACGAAACAAGTTTCGACTATGATACTCTGTTGTCCGATGAGCCTGAGTTGGAAGAGTTGCTTTCAGACTAAAATTATACACATATTGGTGTCTATAGCATTCTTGCTCTAACAATGTGCTGCTACTGGCACATAGTTTAATCACGGGCAAAGGTGTGTGCTGACAATGTTCTCATTCGACAGCTCCGGGATATGCCTGAGGTGCATGAAGGTAAGTCGTCCTTCGGTCATCTGGCTAAGATTTCAAAGAAA
Proteins encoded:
- the LOC140880630 gene encoding O-fucosyltransferase 16-like isoform X2, translated to MAVPRRRHHYSRRSRYLIPTISAVSAALLFLYLFLSFLAPSHVDKDHLRHPLRSIMNSGGVQHRDLWMSKNAQFYRGCSNSSSKFLKATAITRPNRYLAIATSGGLNQQRTGITDAVVAARILNATLVVPKLDSKSFWNDASNFSDIFNVEWFISYLAKDVKIIKELPKRRGQIWTPHTMRVPRKCNERCYINRLVPVLSMKHAVQLTKFDYRLSNKLETDLQKLRCRVNYHALKFTSPILEMGAKLVQRMRSRSKHYIALHLRFEPDMLAFSGCYYGGGDKERKELGKIRRRWKTLHNNNPDRERRQGRCPLTPEEVGLMLRALGYDRETHLYVASGEVYGGENTLASLKALFPNFYSKDTIATKEELESFSAFSSRMAALDFIVCDESDVFVTNNNGNMAKIIAGRRRYFGHKLTIRPNAKKLYKLFLNRDNMTWEEFSSRTRKFQRGFMGQPKEVRPGRGVFHENPSSCICEDSEAKANTISVPQKPGMGSINIDADVAVDDQNSNDEEWSDPEDDDDLNNQTGNIMYNETSFDYDTLLSDEPELEELLSD
- the LOC140880630 gene encoding O-fucosyltransferase 16-like isoform X1 translates to MAVPRRRHHYSRRSRYLIPTISAVSAALLFLYLFLSFLAPSHVDKDHLRHPLRSIMMDNGVGKGNLEPLFRVPNSGGVQHRDLWMSKNAQFYRGCSNSSSKFLKATAITRPNRYLAIATSGGLNQQRTGITDAVVAARILNATLVVPKLDSKSFWNDASNFSDIFNVEWFISYLAKDVKIIKELPKRRGQIWTPHTMRVPRKCNERCYINRLVPVLSMKHAVQLTKFDYRLSNKLETDLQKLRCRVNYHALKFTSPILEMGAKLVQRMRSRSKHYIALHLRFEPDMLAFSGCYYGGGDKERKELGKIRRRWKTLHNNNPDRERRQGRCPLTPEEVGLMLRALGYDRETHLYVASGEVYGGENTLASLKALFPNFYSKDTIATKEELESFSAFSSRMAALDFIVCDESDVFVTNNNGNMAKIIAGRRRYFGHKLTIRPNAKKLYKLFLNRDNMTWEEFSSRTRKFQRGFMGQPKEVRPGRGVFHENPSSCICEDSEAKANTISVPQKPGMGSINIDADVAVDDQNSNDEEWSDPEDDDDLNNQTGNIMYNETSFDYDTLLSDEPELEELLSD
- the LOC140880630 gene encoding O-fucosyltransferase 16-like isoform X3, with the translated sequence MSKNAQFYRGCSNSSSKFLKATAITRPNRYLAIATSGGLNQQRTGITDAVVAARILNATLVVPKLDSKSFWNDASNFSDIFNVEWFISYLAKDVKIIKELPKRRGQIWTPHTMRVPRKCNERCYINRLVPVLSMKHAVQLTKFDYRLSNKLETDLQKLRCRVNYHALKFTSPILEMGAKLVQRMRSRSKHYIALHLRFEPDMLAFSGCYYGGGDKERKELGKIRRRWKTLHNNNPDRERRQGRCPLTPEEVGLMLRALGYDRETHLYVASGEVYGGENTLASLKALFPNFYSKDTIATKEELESFSAFSSRMAALDFIVCDESDVFVTNNNGNMAKIIAGRRRYFGHKLTIRPNAKKLYKLFLNRDNMTWEEFSSRTRKFQRGFMGQPKEVRPGRGVFHENPSSCICEDSEAKANTISVPQKPGMGSINIDADVAVDDQNSNDEEWSDPEDDDDLNNQTGNIMYNETSFDYDTLLSDEPELEELLSD